The region GCAGACTCCTTAACACGAAACAGCTTTTCATAAATAACTCTGTCTTGTCTCAAAAACAAGAAGCTAAAGGAACTTGCTGACCGTTCTGTTGCCTTCACTGTCTTCAAACAACTGTACTGGATCATTTTTGTGCTCATTCCTGAGTTATTTTTCACAAACCCACACAAACTCTCAATCcactttttgttgcttttggaTGATTTTTATGACTGAgattgttgttgattttgtgcTTACTAATGTTCATGTTGGAGCACGccaatccccccctccccctcccttacTCCTGTTCAATTGTTCTGGGTTCTGGGTTTTgggtcattgtgtgtgtgtgtgcgtgcctgtgtgCCTGTGATTCACagctgttttcttgtttttgtaccATAACACTGTCAGTAATTGTGGgaaacaaaaatctttttttttatttgtggaatTGGGTTTGGGGTCGAAGAGCAACCAGTGTTGTGTTAGGGGGAATAAATGAATTGTCCTTCATTCTCTCTGGCATGCTTTaacttaaaacaacaacaaagaaacaaggtGTAAATACTGTTTTATAATCCCTGTCTTAATGAGCTTTGAAGATGAAGAAACTTATTAATAAACATGAGATATATTTCTCTATGGATCGTTGTGATTGGACTTCTTTTTaggtttcccttttttcaaagattttctctttaaaaggTAGATGCACAATGTTACACAAAGAGAACACAAAGTAAAGGGAAAATAATGAGTTACTACAAGAGCAAACAAACATATTCAGGTACATATTTAGCCAAATTAGCCAATATACCTTTATAATCACTATTcttaaaaactttaatttagattttttaagaAATTGGAGGGATTGTAGCaaagaggaaaagacaaaatacaaagattATATTTGTAAAAATCTTCATAATGTACAATAATGGTGAAGTTGGAAAATAAGAGTTAGTGAAAGACTCATAATACAGTCTTAACtgatgcttaaaaaaacaaggaaaaactgGCATTTTCTCTCACTGTCCATTTTAATTTTAGGAGGTGTATTGTTTATGATGTATTTAGATACATAAGTCACTCATCCTATAACctgtttctgcatttttttgttgctgtaaatCATGTGTCATTTGTAATATTAACACCACTTCATCTTAGGTTTTCTCATGTAAACATTTTACTTGCTCTTTCCTGGTTGGGAAAATTCTTGGAAGCAGAATTGCTCAACATGAGGattatagatagataggtaggtcCTGCTTTatgctttgttttgttggttGCCAGTCAGGCAGGTTCATGCGCACACACAAGCGGGTCGggtgtggaggaggaagagtgttCGATAGTTATGGAAAGAGAGGAATATAGAGCTTGAGACATCCGGAAGCTGCTGCTCCCCTCTTTTTACATCACTGGGAATTTTTGTTGTCAATCTAGTTTTGTAGGAAGTAAACAGGGTGTAAACACAAGGTTTCTATTACTCCGGGGCAGATGAAACTTTTGTCTAAGTAGGGCGAGTACGATGTAGAAACCTGCCCTTATAGGAGACAGAAAGAACAGCGCTCTTATTACAAGGTGTAATTTTTAGGTATGTCTCATCACATTATTCTTATTGTAGGAAATGATGTCCAAAACAAAACCCCCAGAGGGCTCAGCAGAGAAATTAACCACCACCTCAACTCTGTGCtagctcaaacacacactggcaaGAGGGTTCCAAAAGTTTGATGGTTCCCTGAATCAAACATGTCCATGTGTCAAAGCTGACAGAATAGAGGCTAGAAGAGAAATGTAAGAAATGATCAATATCTCAGTGTTAAAATGATTGAGTGATTCTTGCGATGGCCACCAGAGGGTTTCGTTCAGGGGCTAAAACGTATGTGCTGAAAATATGTACGACgtgtctccacctcctcccattGCAAAAAAGTCAATTTATCATCTTGGAGTCATAGTCTTCACTTTAGAGATCGGTTTGTGGTgctacccctaaccctaaccctatccAACTCACACATTTAACCTACAGATACAATGTCCAAGATCCCTCAGGTCATTACAGTATAACATATTTGTATGTCTTGTGTTTGGAGCAGACACTTAAGGGCACAAaattgtgttagtgtttgttaaGTTTCTTTTGCTGTTCATCCTCTACTCAGGCACAGCGCTGCAGGAGTtacatttgtcaacagagctgtcaatcacgaTGTTGTACCCCTTTTAGAAGTATCTAATAACTCATTAAAACTAAACTTTATtagtcaaataaacacattgttaGATGATGATCAACCTGGTTAACTATTAAGCGAGAAACCATATTTGAGAAGGATTTATTTGAGGTATATTTCAGTtatatagtttgacccatgtcccatttGGTAACATGGTGGAGGCGGGTCTTATGACCTATGCTGCAGACTTCAGTTTTAGGGATCTCTCATGTCCTCCATATTTGAATGCTATGAGGATAACtaactgtaatatttatcatACTACGCTGTCAGACAAATGATCTATCGGTCATATTTTGGTGCAAGTGGTCTCACTCTGCTCTTTTATATCAATGtgcttatgttttttttaagctatgaataaaaatagaaaaaccatGATGACTTGAAGTGAAACATGTTCTTAGGcattggtggagaccaaaaatcGAGCTACAATTGTAGAAAATACTGGGCTCATGTTGTTGCCTGAACGTTCAGTCCAAATAAACGCTAGTGTTGTTCTTTGTCTTAATGACATGTTAACAGAAATAGTTAATTTATACATGTTTTTCCcatagattattatttttatccatTATTGTAACTTATTTCATATTGTTGCAATTTACCTTGAGAAGTGACCGCCGGGAATTAAGTATGAATGTAGTTCAAGTTAAGTTCCCTCTCAAAATCTGACCAAGTGAAAACATATTAACTATAGataatatataattaaatatataaaatataataataatcacctttatttacagagcacttttcaaaatcaCGTCACAAAGGGCTTTACAAGGCAGCAGTAATGaaacaaatgttaaaacagGCAGGTCAAAGGcaaagattaataaataaacactttacgacagaaaatgcatttaaaagaaCTGAAAAGACATAAAGACTTAAAGAGAAAGTCAAAttcacatcaaaataaaattaaactaAAATCTAAAATCAGGAAAGGCTTGTCGGTAAAAGTATGtcttaagaagggatttaaaagagatTACTGACTCAGTTGACCTGATCTCCTTTGGGATACACAGTATTAGGACACTTCACAGCAAACGCTCTATCcccttttgtttttagtttggaATTTGGAAAGACCGTGAAGACCTCTATGTCAAAGGATCTCAATGTATTGTGTCGGCCTGTACGGAACGCTAATTAAAGGTTGTATGTAGCTGGGAGAGCTTTAAAAGTAAtcagtaaaatcttaaaatcaattctaaaacatGCAGTGTATGCAGTGTAAAGATGCTAAAACGTGAGTGATGTGGTCATGCTTTCTGATTCTTTTCAGTTCTGTACCATCTGGAGTCgatttatagatttttttgcTCAGGGGGGTAAGAAGGCTGATGCAATAATTGAGGTGTGATTAGATGAAAGTACGTAAAATCTTCACTGGGTTTGAGAGTGAGAGGAACTTCCATTCACATCAGACAGCTGCAATTCAAGAGGAGTGACTCACATGAAAGCAGAGTAATGAAATGTTAATTTGCAGTTTCTACACACTTTGATTGttgtattacacacacacacacacacacacacacacacacacacacacacacacacacacacacacacacacaaacacacaattaaatagaaaaacacGTTATTTTTCTTGCTATCACAAATTTCCATTTCTGATTATTACAATTTTCTTATAACATGTAAGTTATATAAATGTgtcttgtatttattgtttagTCACCCCCAACCATGACCAAATGAAATATAAatccagcagcaggagcagcgtGGGTGAACAGCAGGAGCAACAGGGAAGTGAAGAAATGTCAGATTCAGCCGTGGTTATGCAACTGTAAACAACATGCGCATCTGCTGCCGCTAGTGGAAATTTTTTCCACAGTTAAAGAACAGACAAAATTCCCAAAAGGCCTGTCTGAAGACGTGAAAGAATTTGGAAAcacatgtaaagaaaatgtatcatTTCATATAATGAGCTTTAACTTTCTTACAGAAGACAAGGTGTAAATGGACTTTAAGGCAGCTGATTTTTAACTAAATGTATTCAAAGGTATTTGAAGGGATGTTTTcagctgttattgttttgtgatttggcccctttaaaagtttaaaaggtGTTTCAATGGAAGTGTACAAGTTGCTTACCTTATACTACATGATATCTATGGCAAGCATCTACCCTGCATTAAGATTGCAGACATGTtttcctttaaacatttttgaatctgATTCGGCCAGACAGCAGCTTTTGATTTATGACTTATGTGTCTATATTAACTTTGGAGTGACTCCATCCTCCTGGCTTCATATATAAATAGACTTAGTCTTTAATAATTCAGCTGTTgactcttcaaaataaaatgattgaatTCCTCacaatttttaacctttttattgaAATCTTTTACTGAATATTACAAAAGTTTATATTGTAaaaacatacaatacatacatataatatACATATAATCTAAATAAAGTCATGATACTATATGGGAAgtggaaatgtatttaacttccagtgtttacatttgaactGTGATGAAAGGAAATTGCGCCATAATGATATAAATTAGCCTTACAGTTGTCCATCAGTAGATAGCTAGAAGATATCTGTAAAAAAGctacagagaggaagaaagtgtttggtttgcatgtttttaaaggaagcataacaacacttgtttttttttaagcattgtgGCTCCAGAGTGACTTTAATATTTTAGACTGGATCATTTTTCACGGTATAGATTTTTTGGGCAGGTCTCTTTTCATCTGAAGAATTGTATTTTGGTTTTAATCACAATTTGGGATGTTTGATGTTAATTGATTGGTGTAAACTAAGGAGctgttttttcaaaaacatgttttagtgATAAATATTATGTTTACAACAAGAGGCAGATTATTATCATATAcagattcttcttcttgttttcttgttgttggtTTTACACACAGGCAGGTGACTGTAGAATGATTCAcgactttttgtttctttcagtttccaatgttaaaatattctttaaaagaCAATTTCTTTAAAATGACCACATAGAAAATTGTACAACTAATACCATATAATCCCTACTTCCTACAGTTTGCGTCATACTGCTCTTTACGCCTGCATCAAAGTGTGTCTACATATGTGAGTGTGTCACAATCAGACACTTTATCTGAGCGGTAATGTGTAGTACAGTATTTCTTCATCATAGCGTGTCACACAGTAAAAAGTCCGTCCCACTTCCTGTGTGCTTGGGAAAAATTCCTGTGTATAAAGTATAAAAAGGCTGCAGGTTAGCACAGGTAGGCAGAACAACACTGACAGGACAACTGCTGGGATCttacacacaataacacaacttCCAACCAATTAGCTTTATCAGGTAACTGACTCttatttttaacttcatttGACTCTGACAATCTCTAACTCAAACAGATTTTGAGAAAAGGGATCTTTGTTTCTCTTGGTGGCTCTTTCACTTGAATATGGATTTAACTACATCTTTTTGTGACTTTTAATTGCTGGAATAATAAGGCTAATTGTCTGCTTTCATGTcttcatctttatctttttcaaTATGGTTAGTTTTAAAGCCTTACTGTCAAGTTATTATATAGCAGAGTCATAACTGATTCAGCTAACAGAGATGCACTTAATTCTTTAAAATGAAGAgtaaattattatatttaatgcTAAAAATGGTAAAAAAGGTAAAgataacaaaaagaagaagtaaacCTAAAACCCAGCTTTATTTCCATGTATGTGTTGTGATGCAGTGTTACTAAGAATTGCTTTCTGTCTTCCTGCAGAACTTTCTTGATTCgaaaaacaaagatggattCCAAGATGCAATGCAACATGAGCAAGCAGTGGACCCCCAAGATGCCCAAGGGGATGGACTTGGAGTATTCCCATCATCCTCTGACTATGAGGCGCGTTGTGAACCTCATCATTGCCATAGAGAAGCTGAAGAGCGGTGCGTCAGAGTCGCTGCTGAGCACCGAGTTTAGGGATGAAAACCTGCTGAACATGATGATGGAGAGCATTGTGGAAGGTAATCACGCCCAAGACTACATTGCAACACTGCAGCATTACAAGCAGGGAGTTTTGTCCCAGTTAGCATGTGAAATTAGCTTCATCGTTTGTAAAGTCTGTgttgaaaaatatatatgtaaacCTTCCCCCAAAGCTAATTGAATATATACAGCTAAAATCTCCAAAATGGGTCATTTACCATTAGGATCACTGTCACGTCACTTACCAGTACCGAAAGGGAATAAAAAGTTTACATACTTTTGTTCAGTGTTCAAAACTTTTTGTAGCTGGATACTGACCCACTAACACTCGTTCACACTTTTACTCTTATTTGGCCTTCTCAGAGTTTGATACTCTCCCCATTCTGTTCAATTTTATATCTTGTTTATAATGGAGTTGGCAACTCGTTTACTGCTCCataaactaactaactaactaatcAAGTGAACTCATGTTTCTGGCTCTCAAGCCCAATTTGATTGTGCATGAAGAGAAAAAGTCTatagctgttttcttttttcaattctTGCTATTTCCCATCTAATCAgttgttcttctttctgcccCTCAGAGCAAGTCGTGTTCGAGCGTGGTTCAGCTCCACCAAATCAGTTTAGCAGGACGGGCATGCACCAATACAGCGTGACTGACACCGAGAAAAGGAGCTTAGTTCTGGTCCAAAACAGCATGGAGCTCCATGCAGTGATGCTGCAGGGAGGTGCAGACAACCGCAAAGGTAATGCCCCTTTTATATTGGATGGTTAGATTGGATGGAAAATCATTCTGTAAGTTATTGTGGATTTAACTTATATCCCCTGTTGTCTCCTCAGTTCAACTGAACATGTCGACCTATGTTAACCCTGCACCCAGCACCGAGGCCAGAACTGTAGCTCTGGGCATCAAGGACACAAATCTCTACCTGACCTGCCACAAGGACGGTGATGAGGCAACCTTGCATCTAGAGGTAAAACTCTTGCATAAGTCTCATTTTAAATTGGTTAAAGAATACACTTATTaccatatttctcttttttaaagctggagATGAGACAAAAAATTTGTATTATCTTTTCATCCTAGAGAGCTACTATGCTACGATTCAaagattaatttaaattttgttGTCATTCAAGGACATGCTTGTTTTCAGAAAACTTGGTacttaaattaaaattaattaaaaatgcaacaataatGAAAACTGTAGACACAGTGTAGAAAAATCTTAATCTCTGCGTAAAAACAGATTATAAGCAGTACATAAAGCTAGACCTCCATAAATATGTGCAAGTACTAAGTAATAATATGGGTGAGAGAACATTAAGTCAAGGGACATCAATCGCACATCCAGATATATACAATAGCATCATTACAAAGGGATAGTAGCATAAAAACAGAGAGCATGATTAATCATTTGATTACACTCTAACATCAATTTTTCGCCCCTCAGGAGGTGGCGGACAAGGACAGTCTCCTAAGCATCAGCTCCGACAGCGACATGGTTCGGTTTCTCTTCTACAAACAGGACACCGGACTGAACATCAGCACCCTGGTGTCTGTCCCTTACAGCGACTGGTACATCAGCACAGAAATAGACAACAATAAGCCAGTCGAAATGTGCCTGGAGAGTGCCCATCGCCACAGAACCTTCAAAATCCAGCGTCAGAGTTAAAACCTGCCAAAGATACCCAACATGATGAATGATTCTCATGTTGGTGAAGGTTGATCCTCTCACAAACTGAGCTCAGGTGTGAAAAGGGTCTTAAAATGTACTATACCACTGCTCTATTTATTACAGAAATTAATAGTCTGCTTTTAAAAAGGCAAATGTCTCATGAGAATATCGTTTTACTGTTTGTACCAAGTACAGACAGTAAAATGCTCAGTGTATTGACCTAGTCAAGTTTCACCACAAAGTGGCATTGTTGTGCTTTCTTGTGAGCACCCTTCGTATTTATTGAGCTGTATTACAATAACACAGTGTAAGTGCTGTTATCTATCAATCTATTTATCCAGCACAAcctttaaacattaatatttatttggaTGTCTGCTtattttaactatttaaatGATGTGTAATTGATCTTAAATAAACTCTTAATATTCATTtggatttgtgttttatgtgcttAAACAGGATCTGGTATTTAACTTTATTCAAATTAGTAAATTAGTCAATTAAATTAGTAAAGTAATCAAGGATTAACCCCTCCACAAATAGACATTGGTTGTAGCCCATTTCTATATACTTCATTTTCTAAGGACATTTAGTATTCTCCTCAAACTCTCAGTCATTTCTTCTGTACACAGAAAATCACTAATGGCAACCAAAGAGTATTCCTAAATTTGTATCATTCTAATTTGCCCCAGGTTGGTGCGGAAGGTGAACTTTGAGATGTATTATCTATTTTTGATGATTAGTTTGTCTGTATAGGCTATACTAGTTTATGTTAATATGAAGTAGCCTATCCTACTTAAACTTTCCCTGAGCATATTTCCATTCTTCACATCTTTATACTTCTTTCCACCACATGTGGAGGGAAGGAATTATTTAATTCATGACTCCACGTCATGAATTTGACGGCTGAATTTACTTGGCAGAATGAGGTTTTCCAAATACTATTTTTAATAATAGAACCAATAAtaatggggcagctgtggttcagttggtagagtcagtcgtctctcaaccggaaggttggaagtttgatccccagctcctgcaaccacatgtccgatgtgtccttgggcaagacactttacccaGAATTGcccctgctgcttcgtcagctgcatatgcatgtgtatgaatgggattaagtACTTCTGATGGTTATGTGTGACATGTGgtataaaagcgctttgagttgtcagaagactagaaaagtgcttatcaagctcaggtccatttgCCATTTACCATGGCTTATCATAGGTTGAAATATTCCAATCAAATTATCTGCAATAATGTTACAATCTGAGAGTAGCAATGTGTGGGTATTTTTCTTCAATACTCATCGATCTTAATAGTTTATCCCGCAGGGGGGAAATGAAGATAGGCTACCGAAATGTTATTGTGCCTCCATATTATATATTACTGTAAAAACATGTCGTGGTGTTTTATTCATATAATAAATGGgcttaatcaatcaatcaatcaatcaatcaatcaatcaatcaatcaatcaaactttgttgttgtttctttggttctttatgtggggtgcttgtttgttattttatttttctctattacaAAAAACCATTTAGCAAACGacgctattattattattaccattttttctctctattgtattatattaatttattttaaaacatgatatttgacaaaaacaataacaatgtaAGAAATGAATTATGTTTAGATTGcccaataaatacaaaaaaatcaatcaacctttatttagcacctttcagacaaattgaattgcagttcaaagtgctttacgaGAGTGCAGAAAGTGtgattgatgaaaaagtagtttGTACAATCATTATAATCATTGTAGGCAGCCTACaagttttataaaataaactcgaggatttttttttcctgatgattTCTCTcgatgatttgtgttttttcttgtttacaGTCTACGATGTGTTTACATTCTCTACTCCAATCAAGGCAGGAGTTTCGCGCATGCGTGTTCTTTATCGAAATTTCAAATtgtccaatcagagaggaggatAAGTTCTACCGGGTAATTTCAAAAAGCGGATGCGCGAGCTCCGGTGTCGTGCAGAGCCTCAACATATTGCAAACTGTCGTTACCctaacaacacatttttatattaaatctaACGTAGACTTTTATTTGTGACCGATATGGAAGAAGGAGAGACTGTAACGATACCGTCCCGAAAAGGTTAGTGAGCCTTTGATTGGCTATTATAGTTAGCATTGGTTACTTTTTGTTAGCATATCTAACGCTACATAACAAAGCCAACA is a window of Labrus mixtus chromosome 5, fLabMix1.1, whole genome shotgun sequence DNA encoding:
- the LOC132974324 gene encoding interleukin-1 beta-like — its product is MDSKMQCNMSKQWTPKMPKGMDLEYSHHPLTMRRVVNLIIAIEKLKSGASESLLSTEFRDENLLNMMMESIVEEQVVFERGSAPPNQFSRTGMHQYSVTDTEKRSLVLVQNSMELHAVMLQGGADNRKVQLNMSTYVNPAPSTEARTVALGIKDTNLYLTCHKDGDEATLHLEEVADKDSLLSISSDSDMVRFLFYKQDTGLNISTLVSVPYSDWYISTEIDNNKPVEMCLESAHRHRTFKIQRQS